Proteins encoded within one genomic window of Edaphobacter lichenicola:
- a CDS encoding B12-binding domain-containing radical SAM protein produces the protein MSVHLVNPSDNSFGTAVITPRWLFVLAAATPSLAGDPILIDESIEQIIPDSIQSGDIVGISVHTGNALRGYEVGRIARERGAWVIYGGIHATLFPEEAFERGEAHAVVKGDGDIAWGKAVTDILSGAQPEKIYEGGRISGTDFLAARWDLMPRDKYMWASVQTIRGCPKHCSFCSVWRTDGQQPRQRPHQSVIDEIVNLRQIGFRFIALADDNFYPVTLTDLRLAREQNNEAKLAELTAIRAERFLLMAELAKLPKDMVFFTQITMEAGEDGEYLDAMRKANIKGALVGVEAVTPEGLKAVFKDFNYSGVALANQLQTFKKHGVHVLGSFIFGLPTDKPATFDATVEMALKAGVTFAQFVMMTPFPGTVDFNRWEIEQAKAPEVVATPTGDIPITRYWLIPTAIRPKMFTPHPTMSSLEISQRTQKVWDRFYDWSSIWERSACTPTLRARVAFMFLSKLYRQMYAGTGISTDSARRKKSKTWARWTAKQCRKLFAARPMPELQSPAWEHAFSSANLRRPAFLGPQENPSPFTVITKL, from the coding sequence TTGAGTGTTCATCTCGTAAATCCCAGCGACAACTCTTTTGGGACCGCTGTAATCACACCCCGTTGGCTCTTCGTCCTCGCCGCCGCCACACCCTCCCTCGCAGGCGACCCCATCCTCATCGACGAATCCATCGAACAAATCATCCCCGACTCCATCCAGTCCGGCGACATCGTCGGCATCAGCGTCCACACCGGCAACGCCCTCCGCGGCTACGAGGTCGGCCGCATCGCCCGCGAACGCGGAGCCTGGGTCATCTACGGCGGCATCCACGCCACCCTCTTCCCCGAAGAAGCATTCGAGCGCGGCGAAGCCCACGCCGTAGTCAAAGGCGACGGCGACATAGCCTGGGGCAAAGCCGTCACCGACATCCTCTCCGGCGCTCAACCCGAAAAGATCTACGAAGGCGGCCGCATCAGCGGCACCGACTTCCTCGCCGCCCGCTGGGATCTCATGCCCCGCGACAAGTACATGTGGGCCTCCGTTCAGACCATCCGTGGCTGCCCCAAGCACTGCTCCTTCTGCAGCGTCTGGCGCACCGACGGCCAGCAGCCCCGTCAGCGCCCCCACCAGTCCGTCATCGACGAGATCGTCAATCTCCGCCAGATTGGCTTCCGCTTCATCGCCCTCGCCGACGACAACTTCTACCCCGTCACCCTCACCGACCTACGCCTCGCCCGCGAACAAAACAATGAAGCCAAGCTCGCCGAACTCACCGCCATCCGCGCCGAACGCTTCCTCCTCATGGCCGAACTCGCCAAGCTCCCCAAAGACATGGTCTTTTTTACCCAGATCACCATGGAAGCCGGCGAAGACGGCGAATACCTCGACGCCATGCGCAAGGCCAACATCAAAGGCGCGCTCGTAGGCGTAGAGGCCGTCACCCCCGAAGGCCTCAAGGCCGTCTTCAAAGACTTCAACTACTCGGGCGTTGCTCTCGCAAACCAGCTCCAGACCTTCAAGAAGCACGGCGTCCACGTCCTCGGCTCCTTCATCTTCGGCCTCCCCACCGACAAGCCCGCCACCTTCGACGCCACCGTCGAGATGGCCCTCAAAGCCGGCGTCACCTTCGCCCAATTTGTCATGATGACGCCCTTCCCCGGCACCGTCGACTTCAACCGCTGGGAAATAGAACAAGCCAAAGCTCCCGAAGTCGTCGCAACACCGACCGGCGACATCCCCATCACCCGCTACTGGCTCATCCCCACCGCCATCCGCCCCAAGATGTTCACCCCTCACCCTACGATGAGCTCGCTGGAAATCAGCCAGCGCACGCAAAAAGTCTGGGACCGCTTCTACGATTGGTCCTCCATCTGGGAGCGCTCCGCCTGCACACCCACACTCCGCGCACGCGTAGCCTTCATGTTCCTCTCCAAGCTCTACCGCCAGATGTACGCCGGCACCGGCATCTCCACCGACAGCGCGCGCCGCAAAAAATCCAAAACCTGGGCCCGCTGGACCGCCAAGCAATGCCGCAAACTCTTCGCCGCCAGACCCATGCCCGAACTCCAATCCCCAGCATGGGAGCACGCCTTCTCCTCGGCAAACCTCCGCCGCCCAGCCTTCCTCGGCCCCCAG